A stretch of the Aegilops tauschii subsp. strangulata cultivar AL8/78 chromosome 4, Aet v6.0, whole genome shotgun sequence genome encodes the following:
- the LOC109772808 gene encoding alanine--glyoxylate aminotransferase 2 homolog 1, mitochondrial, translated as MAASLLRRAAAGRGRCPSPAESLRRLVSSEAAPEQALPRPLPEMPPFEHRPSPYAGMGGAEILEKRKKFLGPSLFYYYQKPLNIVEGKMQYLYDEQGKRYLDCFGGIVTVSCGHCHPDIVKAVQEQTKLLQHTTTIYLHHAIVEFAEALASKMPGNLKVVYFVNSGTEANELAMLMARLYSGNLGMVALRNGYHGGSAGTIGLTGLQTWKYPIPQGEIHHVMNPDPYRGAFGSDAAAYAREVEEHINFGSSGRVGGFIAETFQGVGGTVELAPGYLKSVYDTVRKAGGVCIADEVQSGFGRTGSNYWGFQTQDVIPDIVTMAKGIGNGLPLGAVVTTPEIASVMAQKIQFNTFGGNPVCSAGGLAVLKVLDKEKRQAHCADIGAHLVERLKSLQQKHEIIGDVRGRGLMLGVELVTDRTEKTPAKAETAVLFEKLKDLGVLVGKGGLHGNVFRIKPPMCFSKDDADFLVDAMDYAMSGF; from the exons atggccgcctcgctgcTTCGCCGCGCggccgccggccgcgggcggtgTCCGTCGCCGGCGGAGTCGCTGCGGAGGCTGGTGTCCTCGGAGGCGGCGCCGGAGCAGGCCCTGCCGCGGCCTCTGCCGGAGATGCCGCCGTTCGAGCACCGGCCGAGCCCGTACGCCGGGATGGGCGGCGCGGAGATCCTCGAGAAGCGGAAGAAGTTCCTTGGCCCCTCCCTCTTCTACTACTACCAGAAGCCG CTCAACATCGTCGAAGGGAAGATGCAGTACCTGTACGACGAACAAGGCAAGAGATACCTCGATTGCTTCGGAGGCATCGTCACGGTGTCATGTGGCCATTGCCACCCTGATATTGTCAAGGCCGTGCAGGAGCAGACCAAGTTGCTTCAGCACACCACCACCATATACTTGCATCATGCCATCGTCGAGTTTGCCGAGGCGCTTGCCTCCAAGATGCCAGGCAATCTCAAG GTTGTGTACTTCGTCAATTCTGGGACCGAAGCGAATGAATTGGCAATGTTGATGGCTCGGCTGTACAGCGGGAATCTCGGTATGGTTGCATTGAGAAATGGATACCACGGTGGGAGTGCTGGAACAATAGGTCTCACGGGTTTGCAGACGTGGAAGTACCCGATTCCTCAG GGTGAGATTCATCATGTCATGAATCCGGATCCTTACCGTGGAGCTTTTGGGTCTGATGCTGCAGCTTATGCCAGGGAAGTCGAAGAACATATAAATTTTGGCAGTTCAGGAAGGGTTGGAGGTTTTATCGCAGAAACTTTCCAA GGTGTAGGAGGTACTGTTGAACTAGCTCCTGGATACCTGAAGTCGGTATATGATACTGTCCGGAAGGCGGGTGGTGTCTGTATAGCTGATGAAGTCCAAAGTGGTTTTGGCCGTACTGGAAGTAACTACTGGGGATTCCAGACGCAGGATGTCATCCCTGACATTGTAACGATGGCAAAG GGAATCGGCAACGGTCTACCACTCGGTGCAGTTGTAACAACTCCTGAGATTGCAAGCGTGATGGCTCAGAAGATCCAGTTCAACACATTCGGTGGGAACCCTGTCTGTTCTGCTGGTGGATTGGCTGTGCTTAAGGTTCTCGACAAGGAGAAACGGCAGGCGCATTGCGCAGATATCGGCGCTCACTTGGTGGAACGCCTGAAATCTCTTCAGCAGAAGCATGAAA TCATTGGAGATGTCAGAGGAAGGGGGCTGATGCTTGGGGTGGAGCTCGTCACTGACAGGACGGAGAAGACTCCGGCCAAGGCTGAGACCGCTGTTCTGTTTGAGAAACTCAAAG ATCTTGGCGTTCTAGTCGGCAAAGGCGGTCTGCACGGCAACGTCTTCAGGATAAAACCACCGATGTGCTTCTCCAAGGACGATGCAG ATTTCTTGGTGGACGCCATGGACTACGCCATGTCAGGGTTCTGA